The Engystomops pustulosus chromosome 1, aEngPut4.maternal, whole genome shotgun sequence genome has a window encoding:
- the CDC37L1 gene encoding hsp90 co-chaperone Cdc37-like 1, whose translation MDYPCHQQYEGAKSSMACMWSLAEAQQKLNSLALHNSESMDQEHAKAQAHVSELQRSEEEWRRKEAALPLGENWGMSSADAFSQDVFNKSFINQVKNQDHVDESTSFIEKYEGKIRHFGMLSRWTDSQCYLSEYPDLVCEETARYLLLWCYHLEREKKKALMEQVAHQAVVMQFIIEMAKSSNVDPRGCFRLFFQKAKAEEQGYFEAFKSELEAFKLRVRTHTESQRFSATMGQNISFQSGYGTPRTQCFSQQEIPQCHLTTSMDHINFMEQIGEEDTKMMDML comes from the exons ATGGATTACCCTTGCCATCAGCAGTATGAGGGTGCTAAAAGCTCCATGGCATGCATGTGGAGCTTGGCAGAGGCTCAACAAAAACTGAACAGTTTGGCACTTCACAACTCGGAATCCATGGATCAAGAACACGCCAAAGCCCAAGCCCACGTGTCAGAACTGCAGCGCAGCGAGGAAGAATGGAGGCGGAAAGAAGCAGCTTTGCCACTGGGTGAGAACTGGGGAATGTCTTCTGCGGATGCCTTTAGTCAAGATGTTTTTAATAAG AGCTTTATCAATCAAGTGAAAAATCAAGACCATGTAGATGAATCAACGTCCTTTATTGAGAAATATGAAGGAAAAATTAGACATTTTG GAATGCTCAGCAGATGGACTGATAGTCAGTGTTACCTCTCTGAATACCCAGACCTTGTATGTGAAGAAACTGCTAGATATCTACTACTCTGGTGTTACCATCTAGAAAGAGAGAAG AAAAAAGCTCTTATGGAACAAGTGGCGCATCAAGCAGTTGTCATGCAGTTTATTATTGAAATGGCAAAAAGCAGTAATGTGGATCCTAGAGGATGCTTTCGGTTGTTTTTCCAGAAGGCCAAA GCAGAGGAACAAGGGTATTTTGAAGCTTTCAAAAGTGAACTTGAAGCATTTAAATTAAGAGTCCGAACACACACAGAATCTCAGAGATTTTCTGCAACAATGGGACAAAACATATCATTTCAATCAGGCTATGGAACTCCGAGAACACAGTGTTTTAGCCAACAG GAAATTCCTCAGTGTCATCTAACTACAAGTATGGATCACATCAACTTCATGGAGCAGATCGGGGAAGAGGATACAAAGATGATGGATATGCTATAA